The genomic region ctaCTCCTCTCCTCTCATTGGATCTGCCCACTTTGTactggcctgcctctggatggtgttctctacaaatggaggccactctgtgcagcatgAGACGGTTTCATATCAACaccctggggatccatgaaattacagagtatGAACaggaactctgaggatttggatttggactgtagttaatgtcaacagtctgctacactgactcaggactacagtttgcatctgatcaccatcactgcacacctcaacatcatttatctgtaataaatgtacattcaatgccacccagatgaggatgggttccaacttgagtctggttccttttaaggtttctaccttatgccatctcggggagttgcCGCAGTTGCCAcattgctcatcagggacaaactggcacataaagaacatcttattcattctttatcaccacattatctgtgtaaagctgctttgagacagtgttcattgtttaaagcactatacaaataaaaatgaattgaattgaattcatatTTCAGCTCTTTCTGAAATCTGATTCggttttatctttttatcttttaataagGACTTGACAGAGACAAGCATGACTAGACTAGAGAAACGTAGGAAAATATTGGAATTCTGGAAAACAGAAAAGGCATGAAAGAATAACATCTTTGAGATAAAAAGTCTTATCGGTGCCGGTTGTTGCACTTGACTTCTGAGACCTGAGAATGACAGCCaggaaaaattaaattaaatgaaaaccaGTGCCTTTTATCTAATTCCTAAACTTGAGAACTGGAGATGGTAAAAGTACATCCTGACACTATGCACATTTTGTGTAgccacttattttttttatagccagCTGCTCTGATACAGGAACTGAAAGTGGGGAAAATACACTGCAGAAGGCCCCCAAAAACAAACGCATGGCTGGGTGATCAGGACAGAACATGTTTTGGGAGTTTTGGTTAACTCTATTCTGCACACTCCACCTCTGATGCACCGTTAGCACATCTAATAATAGATTTCACCACTAAAGGATGTGGCctaataaaagtttttaaaataccCTGAACGTTTTCTTGCATGAGATAAGATGCACTTGGTTGGGTCATGGCATGGTTCAGGTGCCAAGTTGGacaatagtaaaaataatagaaaattgtggttaattaatatttagtaattaaacatttttttgttctacAGTATAAAATGAACTGTATTGACAAAGAAgtaaacaaaataagaaaagtaaataataaaaaaagaatgacgtGATGAAATTGGCGTTTCGACCTGTAGTGATTTAAACAAAAAGCTATTGGCTTAAATGGTTGACTGACAGCAAGAAGCACCCGCCCATTAATCAGTGAAAAAGCCGCGCGCGCAGACGGACTGAGTGGACTAGAGCAGGTCTGGAACCTCGTTAGGAGCGCTACGGTAAGAGTTCTGTACAAGTGATTTCAGAAATGCATTGAGTCTGTTAGTCCttgtcacttttattttttaataaatcactAATACAGCCTGAAGCTATATTAGCAGCGGaagcatttatttgcatttacatgcaactgtttgtgtatttttaaaataggcCTTAATCTTGTCACGTGACCTTGTTTCCCTCACCGTCTATTTGACCCATTAGGATAAGTTAAGTCTTTTATGGCAACTGGTTTAAACTGGtggcaaataaatgtgttcTAGGACACATCTGATGCACAATATAATCTAAGGctctataataattttttataaactaaTACTGCTTGCACAAAATACAAGGCAATGTTggcttaaaaatatatatttttgtgtatattttagtgCACGGTAAAAAAACCAGTCTAGGCTTAGTTAGGTTAGGCTTTTAGATGGTAAACTTCAGATTTCTTGtttacaacaattttttttaaatagattttttacaaatgttaattttttcaGCATTTGATTCTGCTTCATATTCTTAACCTCACTCATTTAGGTATGAAAGCAGGCTGTGCAAGTGTCTTGGGTCTAATAAACTATAAAGGCTGCTAGGGATGGCGGCGGCAGCAGCAGCAAATGAGAAATTGGTGCAACATATGTATTTCTCGAGCTGTGGTGAGGAGGACAGCAGCGACAGTAGTGTGGATGACTGGGCACCCAGGAGTGTGTTGCTGAGAAGTCAGTCGTCTGCCTGCCGAACCCCAAGAGTGCAGCGCCAGCGCAGTAGGAGTAATGCAGTCTCACCAGCTGCTCCCTCCTCACCAATACCTTATGCTGCCTGGAGGAAGCTGAGGCTCTGTGATTCCCCCAGTACACCCAAGGTAACATTGCAGCCTTTGCTACATTAGTTTAGAAAAATGGTTTGGATGATAAGGAGAGGTTTAAGTTAAAGAACCAAATTTTTGGTTTCCAGAGCCTGCTGTCCAAGTCAGCTCTGCTTTACTCGAGCAGCAAGCCATGTCGCAGCCAGAGAGTCCTGTGCAGGCCTGCTCTGTCTGCCCAAGCACCCTCAGTCAATGTTAATCCTTTCACACCAGATACAGTGCGCCGGAACAGCGAGCACTACAAGAGGAAAAACTGTAGAAGTgacggtgatgatgatgatgatgatgggcaCAGGTAACAAGGTTCTATAAGCAAAAACATGGAGTTCCTTATCAGATGTTTTCTAGTTGTAAGCCTTGAACTAAAACACTACATTTCACTCCTTGCAGGTCAAAGGAAACTCAAACTTCATCTGAAGATGAAAGCTATTTTCTTCCATCAAAGGTATGGCACTAAATGTTTCTGGAAACACAATGCAACCACATCTGTTTCCTTGCTCATCTTGCACAAACTGTGCGTTTGGGGTTTAACTGGTGTATGATTTTAGTTAATACTGGCCAGTATTAAGTCCCTTTTAGATTGTCAAAgcagagtattttttttttgctataggGAAAACATTTATATAGCTTTTGCTGCATCCCCATCTTTGCCACTcaaaagcttttaaaataagtgaTTGCAAGTCAGTGATTGACCCTTTACATGACAGAAAGAAAGTTGTGATGCAAAATAGGGTTTCTTTTAAGCTGAGGTTAATgctaaatttaaaataaacaatagttGTGCTCTTGTCAGATTTATAGATACATGCGTGTTAGGCATATTCACTCTACAGCAGTAGTAGTACTAGACAGTACCTACTCAAAGGTTTACTCTAGAACCACAACTATTTCACATGATTGCATTAAATATACTACAAAATCatgtaaatgtagattttaTTAGCTGGGCTTTGAATCTTTTAGTCTGTGGCTAGGAATGTCAGGGTCATGGTGtactaaaagtttttttttatttgctagtAAACAAATTGGTTTAGTTAATGGCCTCATATCTTAGGAAGAACAGTTACATGTTCCAAAATCTAGGTTGACCATTTTGACATTTGTGCAAATAAACTGtgggtgacttttttttatttatttatttatttattttttggacataCCAACAGGACAAAGTTACTGTATGAATGTAATCTGTGTTTGGTGAATAATTTCAGCCAAGTCATGGCCTACTTGTATATGaagctacaaaaaaaacccaaccatCTGTAGATAAAATTCATCATCCAGGCTCtgtgttctttctttccatctgttGGGACTCAGAGACCGGCAGTCCCAGCTCTCATGCTGTCACGTTATGAGAGCGAGTTCCTGGAACTGGGCCGGATTGGCGTGGGCGAATTTGGGGCTGTGAATCGTTGTGTAAAGAGACTGGACGGCTGCATGTACGCCATCAAGCGTTTGCGCAGGCCGCTTGCAGGTTCTGCCAATGAGTAAGTGTGCACTAGAACAGACTGGGCAGATACTTTTACTTCTGGCCTGacttaaattgttttataaatgatattcttgtatataaatgaataaataatggttGGAAGAAAATGTAACAAGGTTAAAAATCTCAGGATCCAATTTACTTTCGCATATGACCTGCATGAATTGATCTGTCTGCAGACAGCTGGCCTTAAAAGAGGTTTACGCTCATGCTGTGCTGGGACATCACCCACATGTTGTACGCTACTACTCGGCCTGGGCAGAAGATGACCATATGATTATTCAAAATGAGTACTGTGATGGTACTGTGCTGATATTTGCAATGGTTTGAGCCAAGGGACTTGCAATACAACAGAGCATAAGGTTATAACATGCCTATATAGTAgcataaaatgttcattttgcAGGTGGGAGTCTCCATGATGTTCTAACTGAGAAGGAAGAACAGGGTGAGTTCTTTCAAGAGCCAGCACTAAGGGATCTGCTACTTCAGGTCTCCATGGGACTCAAATACATCCATGCTTCAGGCCTGGTGCATCTTGATGTCAAACCCagtgaggctttttttttttttttttttttcttctttattgtaTTTCTTCCCATATTgtccttttaattttttttttatagcgaTCAGCTAAAGTAAATCTTTGCTATTTAGGTAACATTTTCATCAGCCATCAGCCTTGCTCCAGTGCTGGCGGTGCAGCTGACagtgaagaggaagatgatgggCACATCCCATCAGGGGTGGTTTATAAAATTGGTAGGCCATTTCTATCATAACTGCTCAGGAGGACTTATAAATACAATGTTGTTATGTATTTTCCAGGTTTCAGTATGTGGCCTTGTTTCATTGTAGGGGATCTTGGTCACGTGACTTCCATTACAAGTCCACAGGTGGAGGAGGGGGACAGCCGATTCCTAGCATGTGAAGTTTTGCGAGAGGTACCCTGGggcaaaccattttttttttttttttttttttttattattttaaatattattacttattagGTACATCTATAGAGACTAGATAGATATAGATTGGGGGGGATGTATGAAGGAAATGTTAGTTGGACAGGTTTGTCAAGacccattttttaaaattatttatatatttttattatttcttaatttccttatataatttatttttttatttttaattcctcACTCATTAGACTCTACTTAGCTGTTATCTGTAGTGCTGTTGCTGCTAGTTGCAGACAGGCATGCACTACTGTTCAGTAAAATTGTTTGCAAGGCTTTACTCTCTTCTTATTAGATAGTAATGGAaaattgttatttgtttttaaatgtacaatgttCTAATTGTGATGTTTAtgccttgttttttgtttttgtcttggCTTGCTTACAGGACTACACACACCTACCCAAGGCAGATATCTTTGCACTGAGCTTGACTGTGCTGTTGGCAGCTGGAGCGCCACCTCTGCCACAGAATGGAGAGGAGTGGCACCACCTCAGGCAGGCTCACTTGCCCAGCCTGCCCCATGAATTAACACCAGCCTTAGGAAATCTTCTACAggtaaaatagaatataaaggAGTTTGTGACTGTCAACTTTCTTGATAAAAAGTTataattcacatttttaaaagagaaatttgCACAGATTGACTTTCAGGGAGTTGAACAATGTCTGTTTTCACTTTTCTTCCTACATTGGCCACAATAGTGGTGGTAGCACCTGCTAAGTGGGATACTGGTGGGAACTGACTTCTGCTTTATTCTCGCAATCTAAATAGACGTCACTGTATGTTGTCTCAGAATACTAACTAAGAGAAGCAAGGCATCACCGCTGTAATGTTTGCTGTCTCCACTGCTAGGTATATATTTGCTCACTTTCTGGAAAAGGACTAAAAAAGGCCTTAGTTCTCTGTTTGGAAATAAACACCAAAAATTGCAAAACGACCCCCCATTGCGCAAAAAAATATTGCTTCCTCATACAATAGCACAACTTCTGTCATGTGCTTTCTCttgatccacaaacacacaaagcaactt from Silurus meridionalis isolate SWU-2019-XX chromosome 13, ASM1480568v1, whole genome shotgun sequence harbors:
- the wee2 gene encoding wee1-like protein kinase 2 → MAAAAAANEKLVQHMYFSSCGEEDSSDSSVDDWAPRSVLLRSQSSACRTPRVQRQRSRSNAVSPAAPSSPIPYAAWRKLRLCDSPSTPKSLLSKSALLYSSSKPCRSQRVLCRPALSAQAPSVNVNPFTPDTVRRNSEHYKRKNCRSDGDDDDDDGHRSKETQTSSEDESYFLPSKRPAVPALMLSRYESEFLELGRIGVGEFGAVNRCVKRLDGCMYAIKRLRRPLAGSANEQLALKEVYAHAVLGHHPHVVRYYSAWAEDDHMIIQNEYCDGGSLHDVLTEKEEQGEFFQEPALRDLLLQVSMGLKYIHASGLVHLDVKPSNIFISHQPCSSAGGAADSEEEDDGHIPSGVVYKIGDLGHVTSITSPQVEEGDSRFLACEVLREDYTHLPKADIFALSLTVLLAAGAPPLPQNGEEWHHLRQAHLPSLPHELTPALGNLLQMMLDPDPVARPSASALCKHPVLRRERAGKLAAQLRRELNVEKFRTAMLEKELQEARLAAVSPQHPALTIGCPTSQTGSLPRPGRRLVGRNAARSMSFGGLGH